The Tatumella ptyseos genome segment AAACGGATAACGCTGTCGCAGCCCAAGCGATCGAAAGTTACCTGCGCAGCCACGCCGAAGCGCTGGGGATGACATGGGAAGAGTTCTGCGAAAAGAACCATTTATAGTCAAAAAAAAAGCTCACTTTCAAAGTGAGCTTTTAAGAAAAAATTTATTGTAGCGTCGCTAAACGGGCGGCAAATCCTAGAAATAACAGACCTATCATCGAATTACCGACTTTAGCGAGACGCTGGCGCGAGCCAATAACACGCGTGAGTGAGGATCCACTAAAGATCAAAAAGCTTAAATAGCAGAAGCTCGCTATTTCAAGAACCGTGGCCAAGATAAAAAATGCCACCCCTGGGTGAGCACTTTGTACGTCAATAAACTGCACGAAGAACGAGACATAAAAGAGTATCGCTTTAGGATTGGTTAAACTTAACACTAATGCACGTTTGAATACGGCACCACGAACTTTTTTACTCGGCGCCACAACTGTCTTTTCGCGTTGACTAAAAGTGGTGTAGAGCATCTTTATGCCCAACCAAAGTAGGTAACTCGCCCCCAGATAACGTACCACGTTAAATAAGACTGGCGTCGTTTTGATTAAGGTCGCAACCCCTGCATAGGCAAGAAACATCAACACAGCATCGCCAATAAATACAGCGGCGGCTGCTTGATAGCCACTCTTTACTCCCCCACTCATACTATTTTTTAAAACAAAAAGCGTATTGGGGCCTGGAATCAAGACTAGAAAAATAGCTCCTGCGACATAGGTCCAGAAATTTAGCACACCATACTCTGCAAACACGATAAACCTCGCTCAATACACTTTTAACGTGTCAAAAATTAGCGAATAAAAGGGGGCTAATGATAAAGATTACGGGGGCACAACTCCAGCTATGGTGTGGTTTTTTTGTGCGTTATCACAGATATTATTTTTGCTTATGATAGCTCATTGAATTACTTGATATTTTTCCTTATACGGTTATGTTAGAAGAAAAATAATTCAAATAGGTGCCGTTTAATGCTTAGCAAATACACACTCTCTGCCATCGCGTTAGCTTTTTTAGTGCCAACGCCCTTCGTCCACGCCGCATCGGCCCCTGCAGTCGAAGCGAAAAATGGTATGGTCGTCACCTCTCAAGATCTCGCGACCCAAGTGGGGGTTAATATCCTTAAACAAGGCGGTAATGCCATTGATGCCGCCGTTGCAGTGGGCTACGCCCAAGCGGTCGTTAATCCTTGCTGTGGTAATATTGGCGGCGGCGGATTTATGACTATCCATTTAGCCAATGGCAAAGATACCTTTATTAATTTCCGTGAAATGGCTCCAGCCGCTGCGAGCGCCGCAATGTATCAAAATCCGCAAGGTGAGCTGATTGCAGGGAGCAGTCTCTACGGCTGGAAAGCTACAGGGGTACCAGGTACCGTTATGGGGATGGAAATGGCTCGCCGCCAATACGGTAAGTTGAGTCGACAAGCAGTAATGGCGCCTGCCATCAAATTAGCTCGAGAAGGTTTTATCCTGACCCGCGCGGATACCGATATCCTTGACACCACCATAGCGCATTTTAAACAAGACCCGGCGGTCGCAAAAATTTTCCTACGCCCTGATGGCACAGCATTACAACCTGGAGATCGCTTACGACAAACCGATCTTGCACGGACATTATCACGTATTGCAAAAGAAGGGCCGGATGCCTTTTATCATGGCGAATTTCCGAAAGCTGTTGAACAAGCGTCCAAGGCGGGTGGCGGTATTATTACCGCACGAGATTTTGCACGTTATCACGCCACCGAACTCGCCCCGCTCACCTGTACTTACCGAGGTTACACTTTTGTCTCTGCCCCACCCCCAAGTTCTGGTGGTGTAACACTTTGTGAGACCTTGAATATATTAGAAGGCTATAATCTTAAAGCGATGGGCTTCAACTCTGCCGCCATGGTGCATACTCTGACTGAAGCGCTTCGTTTCAGT includes the following:
- the leuE gene encoding leucine efflux protein LeuE, with the translated sequence MFAEYGVLNFWTYVAGAIFLVLIPGPNTLFVLKNSMSGGVKSGYQAAAAVFIGDAVLMFLAYAGVATLIKTTPVLFNVVRYLGASYLLWLGIKMLYTTFSQREKTVVAPSKKVRGAVFKRALVLSLTNPKAILFYVSFFVQFIDVQSAHPGVAFFILATVLEIASFCYLSFLIFSGSSLTRVIGSRQRLAKVGNSMIGLLFLGFAARLATLQ
- the ggt gene encoding gamma-glutamyltransferase — translated: MLSKYTLSAIALAFLVPTPFVHAASAPAVEAKNGMVVTSQDLATQVGVNILKQGGNAIDAAVAVGYAQAVVNPCCGNIGGGGFMTIHLANGKDTFINFREMAPAAASAAMYQNPQGELIAGSSLYGWKATGVPGTVMGMEMARRQYGKLSRQAVMAPAIKLAREGFILTRADTDILDTTIAHFKQDPAVAKIFLRPDGTALQPGDRLRQTDLARTLSRIAKEGPDAFYHGEFPKAVEQASKAGGGIITARDFARYHATELAPLTCTYRGYTFVSAPPPSSGGVTLCETLNILEGYNLKAMGFNSAAMVHTLTEALRFSYADRNTYLGDPAFVQNPVAKLMDKHYAASLRDKIQHDKATPSTQIKPLVATGEKPETTHYSIVDHYGNAVSTTYTVNGRFGAVVMAPGTGVLMNDEMDDFTTKIGAKNLYGLVQGTANSIAPGKRPLSSMSPSLVTKDGKIFLVLGSPGGSRIITITLETALNIIDFGMKPQEAVDAPRIHHQWYPDEVYYEKNGLSADTLNVLNKMGYRMVEQTPWGAAELIMVGLPGAAGVGIPSSGNDSAVSGNVRSGYLYGANDVRRPAGSARGY